From the genome of Cryptococcus neoformans var. grubii H99 chromosome 11, complete sequence:
TTCCAAGTTGAGAATGGCGAGGCTACCGTCACTGTACGTCGATCTTTCTTCAGTAAACTTTGTGAGTTATGGCTAACATGATCATTACATAGGTATCTTCCACTACCGCTGTTGACTCTTCTACCCTTGCTGGCTACCTCTCTACCACTGCCGCCTCTTCGGCATCCAGCGCTGCTTCCGGAGCAGCCTCCGGAGCTGCCTCCAactctgctgctgcctctGCTACCGACTCTTCCGCCACCtccgcttcttccgccCCTGCTTCCAGTGACTCCTCTAGCGGAGCTTTGAGGTCCGAGATGGGCTTTGGTATGATTGTTGGCGTTGTCGGTGTTGTGAGCGCTGTTTTGGGTGCCGGTATGGTCTAAGAGTTTTGTCTTGTCTAGATACAAAGTGATTGGGGTTGATCTGTGTTATAAAAGGACAATTTCACATTGTGCATGCATATCACTGTTTTATGTAGCCTTGGTTGCTTTGGAGGACTTGTTGTGTGAGAGGAGTAGTTTTGGTTGTATGTCTTGAGGACTCACAACGGAAAGGACGATCTGCCACGCACTTAAGACTTGACGCGTTCCTGTCAACTttgtcatcgtcatcactCGTCCTCGTGTCCGTTATTTCCATTGTCCGTTCTTTTGCTACGACTtccccttcaccttctACCATTCACGAATTTACGATCCTCAATAGAGCATAAATTGACGACACTTTTCTATCACGAGAACCGGAAACGACAGCTTAAGAAAAGGCGATCTGCGAACAGAAAAACGTAAATACGCATCTCAACCGGTTGCCGGATCGATTGCTTTCCCCAGCTTTCCGGTTCGTCGGCCGTTATGATTCATTCCCCTATATTCATTGTCAAGCCAAATCCAATAAGCTTTATATCATTTCGACTGCCATCTCTCCCTTATTGCTTTATCTTACCAGTTCCTTATATTGAACCGCTTGGCACGGTTCACATTATTGCGCGTCCTTGCGAGCGAGAATTTAAAGctttgatgaggaagagatcaGATCTGAGATAGGGTCTTTTATACAAGAAGGACGGAAGGCAAGAGAGGTCTTTTGCTGAACTTGTGAGTAATTACTGAACCATTTCGTATTTACAGTACCCTCGTGGGAGTAGGCTGACTTGGGGTATTCTAGCTCAATTCACATAATTAATCACAGCATCGATACGTTCTTGAAAATAAATAAAGACTAGTTGCGAAACCTCAACAGAAGAGACAGCTGGGATTAGGAACCTAGAAAATAGAACGTAAAGCGCGGGAATAAGGATATAACAAGACCTTTGTCTCGCTTGACATTTTGGTGCATTTGCAATGTGAGTATCGGGACGTCCTATTTGCCCGTTTAATTCAATAGACTGATGAATCTGCTTAACATAGGCCACTTCCCGTTGAACGTTCTCAGGGCAGCGTACGTCTCCCATTTTCCGTCACTATCAAATACCATGGACTGATGGCTCTTCTCTACGTAGGTTTCTGCCTTAGTAGCAAGGTTCCAAATAGCCGCGAAtagggagaaagaggcgAGCGAGcgtgagaaggagaaggacaggGAGAGGGTCAGCTtaggagaaggacgaagGGTCAGTGACGTCGTGGCGGCGAAGGAAGGAGTCAGCAATGTGGACTTGGCATCACAGTCTACGGCATGCTCCAACGCCAAAACAGTTCCCATTGACAGCAGCGACGAGAAAGATACCATAAAGGGCAATGCGCCTGGGAATCCGTCACACCCTCTACGACATGCTTCTCCCATTGCTACTCTTCAAAACGGAAACGATACTGCACGTGTATCACCATCTACATCTTCTACTACCCCCGCGAAATCTACTTTTCACAGTAGTACCAAATCTTCTCCCGATCGTACTTCATCTATAAAACCGCCCGCCCGTTCTACTCCTGCCGAAGTCAAGGATCAGAGTGAAACGGATAAACCTCGTACGCTTAGTACCCAACACAGCGCCAAAGAAACGAGtgttcctccttccccatctaCCGCTACTTCTCCGCCTTCTACCACCGCCAACGGcagcacctccacctcggcGCCGCTTAAGCCCCAGTTAACTGGTACCCCGTCAAAACCAACAGCCAGTTCCCTGGCCAAAACCCGTTCTCCACCATCGTCTCACACGCCTGGCAGCATGTCTATGCGCTCCCCGCCCCCAGTCGATAATCTTACAGCAGCAGGggcaaagagaaggaaCTCAAGCTCGTTTGGAAGACGAGACAGTCTCAAGTCACCCTTGTCCTCATCTGGGTCATTGACGGGGAGGTCGTCCCTCGGCAGAGCCGCTAGTGCTCGCTTATCGCAGAGCAGATCTCCTGAGGCAACTTCTACTGTGTCGGGACAGAGAAGGGTTAGTGAGGATGGGAGTGCGTCGCCGCAGCCGCAGGAGAAGAAtaaggaaggcaagaatGTAAAGGGGCCGATAGGGAGAGCAGCGGGCTCGAGGCTGATGCAGGGTACAGCTGCTAGTAGGGCTAGAATGGCCGCCAATACAGACGctcactcttcttcgatctcttccaactctcaTGTCCCGATTTCGAGGACATCTCCTGTCTCTACAAACGTCACCCGACCTCGAGCATCCATCTCTACACCCGCATCGAACAGCAAGAAGCCAACGTCCAATGAAAACAATAACAGCAGCGGTAAACGTCTCACACCCAAGTCAAACTCGAAAGATGCCACGATCCTGCGACCGAACGTTAGCTCCGTCgcgaaggaagggaaagagaatcCTGCAGTGAAGCCCATAGGAAGGAATCCCGTGGGGAGGCTTGGCTTGGCGGCTgcaagggagaggaagggtgaaAACGAAGACGAGATTCAAGctccccatcctccgcCAATTGGGAAATTAGGATTACCGACTGCTAGGGAGAAAACCCGAATGGCAGGGGggaaatggagaggagATAATGTTGTTAAACCTTTTGAGCAACAACCTCATCACGTGGAAGCAGAACTTAAGCATGAGCAGAAGGCTGAATCGGAAACTGGAGCtggcgaagaggaaaaacAGAAAAGCGACGGAACAATGTCGGAGCCGGCTggagaggcggaggaggagctcgaggagaaggatggggaggtTGATGTGAGAGTTAGCTCTGACGCCGGCCCGAGCTCGTTCTCCATTACCAGCATGAGGCCAGAAGGCGTTCAGACGAGGCAGGATGGAGCAGAAGATAGAGAAGAGACAAAATGTGCTGGGGAACCTACCGAACCTTTTGAATCAGTGGCAGAAGAGGGCAATGTTCGACAAAACAAAGAGATCAACGAAACCAACAGAGCCAACGAAACCAACGACAACGACAATGACGACAGcgaggacgagaaagaagaagggagggaaATTTAGACGAAATTCCTGATGTTTGAAATGGAATCTTACACAAGGGCTTTAAGGAAATGTCTGTTAGGCAAAATGTATATTACACTTTTGA
Proteins encoded in this window:
- a CDS encoding extensin; the encoded protein is MPLPVERSQGSVSALVARFQIAANREKEASEREKEKDRERVSLGEGRRVSDVVAAKEGVSNVDLASQSTACSNAKTVPIDSSDEKDTIKGNAPGNPSHPLRHASPIATLQNGNDTARVSPSTSSTTPAKSTFHSSTKSSPDRTSSIKPPARSTPAEVKDQSETDKPRTLSTQHSAKETSVPPSPSTATSPPSTTANGSTSTSAPLKPQLTGTPSKPTASSLAKTRSPPSSHTPGSMSMRSPPPVDNLTAAGAKRRNSSSFGRRDSLKSPLSSSGSLTGRSSLGRAASARLSQSRSPEATSTVSGQRRVSEDGSASPQPQEKNKEGKNVKGPIGRAAGSRLMQGTAASRARMAANTDAHSSSISSNSHVPISRTSPVSTNVTRPRASISTPASNSKKPTSNENNNSSGKRLTPKSNSKDATILRPNVSSVAKEGKENPAVKPIGRNPVGRLGLAAARERKGENEDEIQAPHPPPIGKLGLPTAREKTRMAGGKWRGDNVVKPFEQQPHHVEAELKHEQKAESETGAGEEEKQKSDGTMSEPAGEAEEELEEKDGEVDVRVSSDAGPSSFSITSMRPEGVQTRQDGAEDREETKCAGEPTEPFESVAEEGNVRQNKEINETNRANETNDNDNDDSEDEKEEGREI